The Macaca thibetana thibetana isolate TM-01 chromosome 11, ASM2454274v1, whole genome shotgun sequence genome window below encodes:
- the CCDC65 gene encoding dynein regulatory complex subunit 2 isoform X1, translated as MPKKEKKAKTPLSDEEQLLLFQQKLLAEEEMAKKKERLLSQFLKDKLAKEEHNSALNLNKINTQWRTVLREVKTRELHKDIEILSQTFERVVDCKDNVIKSLAKDLSEAEEQYARALRSHLHNVDQLLALQRHRLSLLEESYNMELEALTKEFETERKTIIDQHEKEIHYLQDIFMAMEQNYIDSEYESKLEFQSMWNDLKNMNLEEKHFLRLHLENIVEDLWRKFQDVLKNYTDATEDRKAAFETLQVKDEKSSKEIEVQMKKIQKLQDAITISKGKIMIHSRESEDENRYIRNDKELVLVQLRKLKAQRTQARAASQKNLVKLTLESNATLKALRKIVDKGEKILKLAEICRKFETEEEKVLPFYSSVLTPKEQEGIEENNLEELTEELAKVMVDYTGMENFWKRYNKVKLEQLSLQHRRAQLLDINGKLREMLKQYLDGISVSDEVLSQLNPLFIVNYQSNLPQPLSIPIAHPGDKQHPTT; from the exons AtgcctaagaaagaaaaaaaggccaagaCGCCCCTGTCCGATGAGGAGCAGCTGCTTCTGTTTCAACAGAAGTTGCTGGCAGAGGAGGAGATggccaaaaagaaagagaggctcCTCAGCCAGTTCTTGAAG GACAAGCTGGCCAAGGAGGAACACAACAGTGCTTTGAACCTTAATAAGATTAACACACAGTGGAGAACTGTCCTTAGGGAAGTCAAGACCAGAGAGCTTCATAAGGACATTGAAATCCTCAGCCAAACATTTGAACGAGTGGTGGACTGTAAGGACAATGTCATCAAG TCTTTAGCTAAAGATCTGTCCGAAGCTGAGGAGCAGTACGCCCGTGCCCTGCGCAGCCACTTGCACAATGTTGACCAGCTTTTGGCCCTGCAGAGGCACCGGCTCAGTCTCCTGGAGGAAAGTTACAACATGGAGCTGGAAGCCCtaaccaaggagtttgagacagaAAG GAAGACAATTATTGACCAACATGAGAAAGAGATTCACTATCTACAAGATATCTTCATGGCCATGGAGCAGAACTATATAGATTCTGAGTATGAAAGCAAGCTGGAGTTCCAGAGCATGTGGAATGATCTCAAAAACATG AATTTAGAAGAGAAGCACTTTCTAAGGCTGCACCTGGAGAACATAGTAGAAGATCTGTGGAGAAAGTTCCAGGATGTACTCAAGAATTACACTGATGCCACAGAGGATCGAAAGGCTGCCTTTGAGACCCTGCAGGTGAAGGATGAGAAGAGCTCCAAAGAGATTGAagtacagatgaaaaaaatacagaaactacaG GATGCCATAACTATTTCAAAAGGCAAGATCATGATACACAGCCGTGAGAGTGAAGATGAGAACCGGTATATCCGTAACGACAAGGAATTGGTCCTTGTACAACTGCGAAAACTTAAGGCCCAAAGGACTCAGGCCCGGGCAGCATCCCAGAAGAACTTAGTCAAACTCACCTTGGAAAGTAATGCCACCCTCAAGGCCCTGAGAAAGATTGTTGATAAG GGTGAAAAGATCCTTAAACTTGCTGAAATATGTAGGAAATTTGAAACTGAGGAAGAAAAGGTGCTGCCTTTTTATTCATCAGTATTGACTCCTAAGGAGCAGGAGGGGATTGAGGAGAATAATCTAGAAGAGCTTACTGAGGAGCTTGCCAAG GTGATGGTGGACTACACAGGAATGGAGAATTTCTGGAAAAGGTACAACAAAGTGAAACTGGAGCAACTGAGCCTCCAACACAGACGAGCCCAGCTGCTAGATATCAATGGAAAGCTGCGGGAGATGCTGAAGCAGTACTTGGATGGCATCTCAGTGAGTGACGAAGTGCTGAGCCAGCTCAACCCACTCTTTATAGTCAACTATCAAAGCAATTTACCCCAGCCCTTGTCCATACCTATAGCCCATCCAGGTGATAAACAACATCCAAccacttaa
- the CCDC65 gene encoding dynein regulatory complex subunit 2 isoform X2, with the protein MPSGRSHRKGDKLAKEEHNSALNLNKINTQWRTVLREVKTRELHKDIEILSQTFERVVDCKDNVIKSLAKDLSEAEEQYARALRSHLHNVDQLLALQRHRLSLLEESYNMELEALTKEFETERKTIIDQHEKEIHYLQDIFMAMEQNYIDSEYESKLEFQSMWNDLKNMNLEEKHFLRLHLENIVEDLWRKFQDVLKNYTDATEDRKAAFETLQVKDEKSSKEIEVQMKKIQKLQDAITISKGKIMIHSRESEDENRYIRNDKELVLVQLRKLKAQRTQARAASQKNLVKLTLESNATLKALRKIVDKGEKILKLAEICRKFETEEEKVLPFYSSVLTPKEQEGIEENNLEELTEELAKVMVDYTGMENFWKRYNKVKLEQLSLQHRRAQLLDINGKLREMLKQYLDGISVSDEVLSQLNPLFIVNYQSNLPQPLSIPIAHPGDKQHPTT; encoded by the exons ATGCCATCAGGCCGTTCCCATCGGAAAGGG GACAAGCTGGCCAAGGAGGAACACAACAGTGCTTTGAACCTTAATAAGATTAACACACAGTGGAGAACTGTCCTTAGGGAAGTCAAGACCAGAGAGCTTCATAAGGACATTGAAATCCTCAGCCAAACATTTGAACGAGTGGTGGACTGTAAGGACAATGTCATCAAG TCTTTAGCTAAAGATCTGTCCGAAGCTGAGGAGCAGTACGCCCGTGCCCTGCGCAGCCACTTGCACAATGTTGACCAGCTTTTGGCCCTGCAGAGGCACCGGCTCAGTCTCCTGGAGGAAAGTTACAACATGGAGCTGGAAGCCCtaaccaaggagtttgagacagaAAG GAAGACAATTATTGACCAACATGAGAAAGAGATTCACTATCTACAAGATATCTTCATGGCCATGGAGCAGAACTATATAGATTCTGAGTATGAAAGCAAGCTGGAGTTCCAGAGCATGTGGAATGATCTCAAAAACATG AATTTAGAAGAGAAGCACTTTCTAAGGCTGCACCTGGAGAACATAGTAGAAGATCTGTGGAGAAAGTTCCAGGATGTACTCAAGAATTACACTGATGCCACAGAGGATCGAAAGGCTGCCTTTGAGACCCTGCAGGTGAAGGATGAGAAGAGCTCCAAAGAGATTGAagtacagatgaaaaaaatacagaaactacaG GATGCCATAACTATTTCAAAAGGCAAGATCATGATACACAGCCGTGAGAGTGAAGATGAGAACCGGTATATCCGTAACGACAAGGAATTGGTCCTTGTACAACTGCGAAAACTTAAGGCCCAAAGGACTCAGGCCCGGGCAGCATCCCAGAAGAACTTAGTCAAACTCACCTTGGAAAGTAATGCCACCCTCAAGGCCCTGAGAAAGATTGTTGATAAG GGTGAAAAGATCCTTAAACTTGCTGAAATATGTAGGAAATTTGAAACTGAGGAAGAAAAGGTGCTGCCTTTTTATTCATCAGTATTGACTCCTAAGGAGCAGGAGGGGATTGAGGAGAATAATCTAGAAGAGCTTACTGAGGAGCTTGCCAAG GTGATGGTGGACTACACAGGAATGGAGAATTTCTGGAAAAGGTACAACAAAGTGAAACTGGAGCAACTGAGCCTCCAACACAGACGAGCCCAGCTGCTAGATATCAATGGAAAGCTGCGGGAGATGCTGAAGCAGTACTTGGATGGCATCTCAGTGAGTGACGAAGTGCTGAGCCAGCTCAACCCACTCTTTATAGTCAACTATCAAAGCAATTTACCCCAGCCCTTGTCCATACCTATAGCCCATCCAGGTGATAAACAACATCCAAccacttaa